DNA from Amorphoplanes friuliensis DSM 7358:
TGCTCTTGACCTGGGCCAGCAGGGTGACCTGCTCACCGACCTCGAGTTTGCGCATGTCGGTGTGCTCGCCACGCTCGTCGTAGCGGCGCGGGAAGTGATAGATCAGGTCGCCGGCGGTGTGCAGGTCCAGATGTGTCGCCAGCGCCTTGGCCTTGGCCGCCCCCAGCACCTGCTCCAGCGGGGTGGCGGTGGTCGTGACGGTGGTCGTGTCGGTCATTCCACTCCAACCAGGAGGTGGTAGCGGGGCTGGCCGCCCGCGTAGCTCTGCAACTCGACGAACGGCCACTGCTGCGTGACGTGGCCGCGCAGACGGTCCTCGAGCTCGGCCGGGGCGTCGGCGCCGAGCACCAGGGTGGCCAGCTCACCGCCGCCGCCGAGCATCCGGTCGAGCAGGCGGCGGCAGACCTGCTCCAGATCGTCCCCGATCACGTGGACCTCGCCGTCGACGAGTCCGAGCAGGTCACCGGGACGGCAGCGGCCGGCGACGGTGAGCGCCTCGCGCTGCGCGGTGCAGACCTCGCCGTACCGGCAGGCCCCCGCGGCCTCGGCCATCGCGATGACATCCTCGTCGAACGCCCGCTGCTCGTCACGCACGGCCAGCGCGGCGAGCGCCTGCACCGGCGACCGGGTCGGCACGACACTGACCCGTACGCCGGTAGCGGTCGCCTCCCGCGCAGCCGAGCTGGCCACGGCATGAGCGTTGGCATCGTTGGGCAGCAGCACCACCCGCCCGGCACCGGTCGCCGCGATGGCCGCGAGCATCTCCGCGATCGACGGATTACGCCCCACGACGGTGGCACCCTCGGCGGCGAAGAGAGAGGTGAGCCCGTCACCCGCCGCGACCACGACTGCCGCCCGTTTCCCGGCGTCGGGAACGGGGTTGTGGTCGTGCGGACGCAACCGGTCCACCAGCCGCGTCACGGTGATCCGGTGTGGACGGCCCGCGACGACGCCGGCCTCGATCGCGGCACCGATGTCGTCGACGTGGACGTGCACGTTCCAGGTCGGCGGCTCCCCCTCGCCGGTCCCGACAACCACGAGCGAATCACCGAGCCGGTCGAGGGCGCCGCGCAACACGTCGACGGCGCCGGGCTCGGCATCAAGCAGATATTGCACCTCGTATCCGAAGTCCCCAGCCCCACCGAAAGCCTCCACCCCGACCGACTCCGCCCCGGCCAGGTCGGGTGCGGCCAGGTCGGGTGCGACCCCGGCCAGGTCAGGTGCGGCGCCGGGCATCGGCCCCGCCACAGCGACGTCGGCCGGCAGCCCGCCCCCATGCGCCCGATCCGGACCCGCGGAGGCAGAACCCCCAGAGGTAGGGCCTGTGGAGGTAGCGCCGGCGGTGGGGACGCCCGCTGAGGCCGGGCCCGTGGCGGTGGTGGGGGCCGCGGCGGTGGGGGTGGACTGGAGGGTGGTGTTCAGGGCTTCGACCAGGGCTTCGAGGAGTAGGACCAGGCCGCGGCCGCCCGCGTCGACCACCCCCGCGCGAGCCAGGATAGGCAGCTGCTGCGGGGTCCGGGCCAATGCCTCCGCTGCGGAACGAGCCGCGGCCCGGGCCACCGCGAGCAGGTCGTCCGAGGCGATCCGCCCGGCGCCCTCGGCCGCCGCCGCGACCACCGACAGGACTGTGCCCTCCACCGGGCGCGCCACTGCCGCGTAGGCGGCCTCGGTCGCCGTGCGCAGAGCGCGGGCCAGCTCGCCGCCGCGGACGGCCACCGTCGTCGCGAAGGTGTCCGCCATGCCGCGCAAAATCTGCGACACGATGACGCCGGAATTGCCGCGGGCGCCGAGGAGGGCACCGCGGGCCATGCGGCGCATGGTCTTTTCGACGATCTCGCCGGACAGGGCGGGGCTGTCGTCCAGGGCCTGCTGGGCCGAGGTGAGGGTGAGCACCAGGTTGGTGCCGGTGTCACCGTCGGGCACCGGGTAGACGTTCAGCTCGTCGATCTCGTGCTGGTGGGCGCGGAGCGCGGCCAGCCCACCGCCGCACCAGCGGCGTACCGCGGCAGCGTCCAGGGAGTCCAGCACGCGAAAAGCGTACTAACCAGCACCGACAATTGCCGGGTGCCAGGTGGGTGAAGGGCCGATTGGCTGTCACGGCGACCCATCGGGTAACCTGGCCAGGTTGCCCGGACGCACCCTGTCCGGCGCACCCCAAGTTTCGAATCAATCCCAGGAGTACCCCGTGGCTAGCGTGTGCGACGTCTGTGGCAAGGGACCGGGCTTCGGCCACAACGTGTCCCACTCGCACCGGCGGACCAACCGCCGCTGGAACCCGAACATCCAGTCGGTGCGCACCCCCGCCGGCGGTGGCAACACCAAGAAGCTCAAGGTCTGCACCTCGTGCATCAAGGCCGGCAAGGTCGTCCGCGCCTGACCGCAGCATCACCACAGCCCGCCGGGTCGCTTGACCAGGCGGGCTGTTCGTGTGCCCTGGTTCAGAGGACGCGGGCGTAGGAGAGGACACCTTCCTCACCCTTGTAGTAGCCGAAGTCCTCGATCCGCTCGTACCCGCACTTGAGGTAGAGCGCGATCGCCTCGGGCTGTTTGTCGCCGGTTTCGAGGATGACCCGTTTGCAGCCGCGGTCCCGCGCGGACTCCTCGATCGCCGCGAGCACCTTGCGGGCCACTCCCCGGCCACGGGCTGCGGGCCTGGTGAACATGCGTTTGAGTTCGGCGTCCGGTCCGTGCGCCCGCCAGCCCGCGCACCCGACGAGCTCGTCACCCGCGTACGCCACCAGGAAAGCACCCTGGGGCGGCGCGAAGTCGGAGGCGGCCACGGGGGTGTCGTCGCCGCTGCCGCCGTACCGCCGGCTCAGCTCGGCCATCGCCTCGGTTATCAGTTGCTGCACCGCGGGCTCGTCGAAGCGGGCCGCGCGGATCTTGATCTCCTCCACGCCGACCAACTGTAATCAGCGGAAGTGGTCCCACCCCTTGCCGCCCTGCCATTGGCGGCGGTCGACGGTGACGCCGGTGCCTTCGTGGACCCCGCCGACGACCCGCCAGCCCGGTGGGAGCTCCGCCCCGGGCGGGAACGTCGCGGCCAGGGCGTGGTCGTCGCCACCGGCGAGCAGCCAGCCGTACGGGTCGACGCCGAGCGCCGAGGCCGCGTCCCGCATCTGGTCGGGGATCTCGAACGCGTCGCGGTTGATGTCGATGCCGACGACGCTGGCCGTGGCGATGTGACCGAGGTCCTGCAGCAGCCCGTCGGACACGTCGATCATGGCGGTGGCGCCGGCGAGGGCGGCTGCGGTGCCCGCGGCGTACGGTACTTCGGGGCGGCGGTGAGCCTCGACCAGCACCTTCGGGGTCCGGAAGCCGCGGGAGAGGATCGTGAACCCGGCGGCGGCGTACCCGGTGCGGCCGGCCAGGGCGACCACGTCGCCGGGCTGGGCGCCGCTGCGCACGACCGGCTCCCGGCCCTGCAGGTCACCGAGGGCGGTGACCGCGATGGTCAGGGTGGGGCTGGCCGACATGTCCCCGCCGACCACACTCGCGCCGACCAGGCCGGCCTCGGCCGACAGACCGCCGGCCAGTTCCTCGGCCCATTCCACTTCGAGATCCGTCGGTACGCACAGCGCGACCAGCAGGGCCGTCGGCTGCGCACCCATGGCCGCGATGTCGGCGAGGTTGGCAGCGGCAGCCCGGTGGCCGACGTCGGCGGGGCTGGACCAGTCGCGGCGGAAGTGGCGGCCTTCGACGAGGACGTCGGTGCTCGCCACCACCCGGCGGTCCGGTGCGGCGACGACGGCCGCGTCGTCACCCGGGCCGAGCAGGGTTTCCGCGCCGGTTCCGAGCCGCGCGACGATCCGGGCGATGAGCCCGAACTCACCCGTCTCCGCGATGCTCAACGTCCCACCGTTCCTTCCGAGTTCAGCGTGCGCGGCATCTGCTCTGCCGACCGCTTCCGTACTGTAGTTTCACGTTCGGGTCGCCGGCGGCGGCGGATAGGAGTCTGATCGTGGTCCAGGCATACATCCTCATCCAGACGGAGGTCGGAAAGGCCCGTGACGTGGCCGCCGCGATCGACAAAATCAATGGTGTGGTACGCGTCGACGCGGTCACCGGGCCCTACGACGTCGTGGTACTGGCGGAGGCCCCGAACGTCGATGAGGTCGGCAAGATGATTGTGAGCAAAATCCAGTACGTACCGGGCATCACGCGGACCGTCACGTGCTCCGTGGTAAACCTCTGACATGGTCGACGTGGAGACCCGCCCCGAGCCCCAGCCCGCAGCGCCCGATCGCACGGCGCGCACTGCCGCGCTGTGGGCGACTGTTGTCGCGATCCCGGTGGCGGTCCTGGCCGGCTTCCTGATCTTCTCGAAGATCGTGCCGGAGTCGCCGGTCGCGGCACCCGCGCCGTCCGCGACGCAGCCCGCGGTCGTACCGGCGGAGGCCGTGCAGATGGCCGCGCCGAAGCTGGCGGCCCGGCCCGCGTCGGTCTGTCTGGCGGTGACCTCGCAGCTGCCGCTGAAGATCCGCGACCTGGCGGCGCGGAAGGTCAGCGCCGGCCCGGAGCAGAACGCCGCCTTCGGCGAGCCGCCGCTGACCGTGGCGTGCGGTGTGACGCAGCCGAAGACGTGCGCGTCGCTGGACCAGACCGGTTCGGGCTGTGTGCCCATGGACACCGAGCTGATGACCATGAACCGCGTCTGCTGGTACGCCCACGAGCAGGCGGAGGCGACGACCTTCACGACCATGGACCGTGAGGTCGCGGTGCAGGTCACGGTCCCGAAGGCCTATCCGCAGGCCGCGCAGTGGGCCAACGAGTTCTCCGACGTCGTGGTGAAGACCGACAAGTCGATCACCGCGGGTGTGCCCTCCGGCTGCGTCTGACGCCCCGCAGGAGCCTCAGTGCAGGCCCGTGCCGCGACGCAGCGCGGTGCGGATCAGCCGGTCGACGACCTTGGGGTATTCCAGGCCGGTGGCCGCCCACATCAGCGGGAACATCGAGGTCGGCGTGAAGCCCGGCATCGTGTTGATCTCGTTGAGGTAGATCTGGTTGTCGGCCGTCACGAAGAAGTCGACGCGGGCCAGACCGGCGCAGTCCAGCGCGGTGAACGTCCGGGCGGCAAGCTCACGGACCTGCTGCGCGACCTCGGGGTCCAGACCGGCGGGGATCTGGTACGGCGTGCCGTCGCCGAGGTATTTCGCGTCGAAGTCGTAGAAGTCGTTGCCGTCGGTGCTGACCAGAATCTCGGCCAGCAGTGACGCCTCGGGTGCTCCCCCGGCCTCACCCTCGAGGACACCGCACTCGATCTCACGGCCGACGATGCCGGTCTCGACCAGCACCTTGGGGTCGATCTGACGGGCCTTGGCGACGGCCGCGTCCAGGTGGGCCCAGTCGGTCACCTTGCTGATGCCGTGCGAGGAGCCGGCCCGTGACGGCTTGACGAAGACGGGCAGCCCCAGGCGCTCCTTGTCGGCCTCCGACAGTGAGCAGCCGGCGCGCAGGACGGCGTACGGCCCGACCGGGATGCCCTCCGCGGCCGCCAGCTTCTTGGTGAACTCCTTGTCCATGCCCGCCGCCGAGGCGAAGACGTTCGCGCCGACGTACGGGATCCCGGCCATCTCGAGCATGCCCTGGATGGTGCCGTCCTCGCCGTAGGCGCCGTGCAGCGCCGGGAAGACGACGTCGACGCCGCCGAGCACCGCCACGCCGTCGGCCGGGTCGAGGACCATCAGGCCGGACGAGGTGGGGTCGGCGGGGAACACGACGGCCCGGCCGGAGTCGGTGGTGATCTCCGGAAGCTTCCGGTCGGTGATCGACAACGCCGCCGGGTCACCGTTGGACAGGACCCAGGCGCCGTCCCGGGTGATGCCGACCGGCACCGCCTCGTACTGATCGGGGTCCAGGGCGCCGAGAATGCTGCCGGCGCTCACGCAGGAGATGGCGTGCTCGGTGCTGCGTCCGCCGAACACGATCGCCACACGGGTTTTGCGAGGGGTCGTCATGGAAATGGCCTCTCGTTGCCGGACATCGCTAGGCTGCCTGCGCGCGGGTGCGGGGCGGCGGGCACGACCCTACTCTGCGTACACCACCGGGGTGATGACGGCGGGCGCTGGCACGGCAAACAAGAACGGGGCGTCGATGAGACCAGCACTGCACGTGATCGCCTGGCGCGGCCCGGGGCGGTTGGCAACGATGGGCCACCCCCGTGGCGGCGACTGGCTGGCCGACGAGATGGCCGGTCTGGCCCGCGCCGGGGTCGACGTTTTTGTCTCCGCGCTGACCTGGGAAGAGGACAGGCGGCTCGGCCTGACCGAGGTGGCCGCGGCGGCGGCCGACGCCGGGATCGAGTTCCTGTCGTTCCCGATCGCCGACCGGGGCATCCCGCGCGCCCGTGACATCGCCGACACCGACGTGGTCGCCCTGGGCGTACGCCTGGCCGCCCACGTCCGCGCCGGACGGTTCGTGGTGACCCAGTGCTTCGCGGGCATCGGCCGTTCGACGCTGCTGGCCTGCGCGACGCTGGTGATGCTCGGCGTCGGCCCGGAACGGGCGCTGGAGATGGTCGCCGAGGCACGGGGTCTGCCGGTGCCCGACACCGAGGCCCAGCGGGACTGGCTCTACGAGTTCGCCCTCAACCACGGCGGCTAGAGGCGTCCCGTCGATCACGGGACGCCCCTGGTCCGGCGCGTCAGGCCGGGCCGCGGCGGATCGCCACGTGCCGCATCTCCCTCTCGTGGAGCAGGGCGACCAGGCCGGTCACGACCAGCGAGAGCGCCGCGGCCGCCGCGTAGGGCACGAAGCGTGAGTCGAAACCGCCGTGCTGATCGACCCCGAGCAGCACCTCGGCGAACCCGATGGGCAGCACCGCCGGGACGACGAGGGCCAGTCCGCCCCAGGCGCCGTAGCGGTAGAACCCGGCCGTCGCGGTTGCTCCCGCCACGAAGAACGCCAGGGAGGCCGGCAGCACGTGCCCGAACTCCAGCGCGGCGGCGCCGGCCGAGAGAGCCGGGTAGTCGGGCGGGAGCGGGCCGGCGATGCCCAGCAGCAGCTGCTCGAGCGCGTGGCCGATCGGCACGATGAGCGCGGTGAGCAGGGAGCCGGCCAGGCCGAAGACGGCCATCCCGGTCATGAAGTCGCGGCGGGTGATGCCGTTGGCGACGAACTGCCGCAGGTGCAGGCTCACCAGCAGGACACCGACCACACCGAGCCACCATTTGGCCGAGGCGCCGACGACCACCAGCCAGAGACTGAACTTCGGCTCGGTGACGAGGTTGACCACCGTGCTCCCGATGGCGACCCCGACGATCATGATCGACCAGAACCACAGGGCCACGGGCCGGTAGGTACGGAACAGTTCGGACGTCACGAGCCGGTACCGACTCATCGCAGTGCCTCCGTGCGGCTGGTGTCCCCGGCGGCGGTGCCCGAGGTCAGGTGGACGAACAGGTCCTGGACGCCGACCGGCGCCAGAGTGAGACCGGCGGCCTTCGCGCGGGCCGTCTCGTCGTCGTCCAGCTCCCCGTAGAGGGTCGCCTGGCGGACGCCGCCGAGGCTCTGGCCGCCGAGAACGGTGCGGCCGGCGGTGAAGGCGTCGACCGCGGCGGCCGGGCCCGTCACCGAGACACCGCGGGACTTGAAGGTGTCGGTGTCCTCGTGCACGAGCAGCCGGCCGTGGTCGATGACGATCACCTGCTCGAAGAGCCCGGCGACCTCCTCGATGAGGTGCGTGGAGAGGATGATCGTGCGCGGGTGGTCGAGGTAGTCGGCCAGCAGCTCCCGGTAGAACGTGGTGCGCGCACCGGCGTCCATGCCGAGGTAGACCTCGTCGAGGATGGTCAGCGGCGCCCGGGCGGCCAGCCCGAGGACCACACCGAGGCTGGAACGCTGCCCCCGCGACAGTGCCTGCACCCGCTTGCGGCGGTCCAGTTCGAAGACGTCGATCAGGCGTTCCGCGTACGCGGTGTCCCAGGTCGGGCGCAGGCGGGCGGCCAGCGCCAGCACGCCCGAGATCCGGTCCTGCTCACCGACGTCGAGGCTGTCGCGGACAAAGGCGATGTCCCGCATCAGCTCCGCGTTCTCGAAGGGATCGGTCCCGCCGACCGCGACCGTCCCGCTCGAGGCCTTCCGGTACGCCGCCAGCACGCTGAGCAGGCTGGTCTTGCCGGAGCCGTTGCGGCCCAGCAGGCCGTAGATCTTGCCCGGCTCGAGGTCGAGGCTGAGGTTGTCGACCGCGATCGTGTCGCCGTACCGGACCGTGAGGTTGCGCAGCGAGATCATCGGGCACCGCCCTCGAGGTGCGCGACGATCTCCGCCACGTCGACGCCGACCATTCGGGCCTCGGCGAGCATCGGGTCGACGACGTCGGTGAAGAACCGCTCGCGGCGCTGACTGCGCAGCCGGGCACGGGCGTCGGGGCTGACGAACATCCCGATGCCGCGCTTCTTGTAGAGCACGCCCTCGTCGACCAGCTGGGCGAAGCCCTTGGCCGCCGTAGCCGGGTTGATCTGGTAGAACGCCGCGTACTGGTTGGTCGACATGACCTGTTCGTCCTCCTTGAGCGTGCCGCTCAGAACGTCGTTCTTGATGCCGTTGGCGATCTGCAGGTAGATGGGGCTGCGGTCGTCGAACACGACAGCCTCCTTAGTTCTGCGGTTCATTACTCATGTAACTAACCATAGAGCCAGTACGGCCACGAGGCAACAGGGAATTGGGGTCAGGCGGCCGTGAAGGTCTGCGGCAGTGCGCCGGACTCCCAGAGCTCGTCGAGGTGCGCGAGGAAGCCGACGAGGCTGCGCTCCAGCTCACGGCGCTCGGCCGCGGAGAGCAGGGCCAGCGGATCCGAGAAGACCAGACCCTCCGGATGCTTGGCCCGCGTGCCGACGAACCTGTGGCACGACCTGCACCAGACGTAACTGACCAGTGTCGGCCGGCGGGCGTTCTCCGGAGCGTTCACATAGGCACGAACGCTGTGGGACCCGCAGGCGGGACAGTCACGTTCACCGGGAGCGGCGAGGAAACTCTCGCCCTGCGCGAGCGCCGCCACCTGGTCACCGGTGAAGCTGCTCCAGGACACGGTGCTCATGCCTCGTCGAGCGCGGCTGTCAGGTCGGCCACCAGATCGGTGGCGTCCTCGATGCCGCAGGACAGCCGCACGAAGCCCGGTGTGGTGTCGTCGCCCCACTGCGCCCGGCGGTCGGCGGTGGTGTGCAGGCCGCCGAACGACGTCGCCGCGAAGACCAGCTCGGAGGCGGCCAGGAACCGGGCCACCCGCTCGGCGCTGCCCAGGTCGAACGAGATGATGCCGGGGATGCGCCGCATCTGCGCCGAGGCCACGGCGTACGAGGGATCGTTGGCCAGGCCCGGGAAACGCACGTGCTGCACGTCCGGACGGGCGGCCAGCAGCTCGGCCAGCACCGCGGCGTTCTCGCTCTGCCGGGCCAGCCGCAGGTCCAGCGTGGCCAGCGACCGGTGGGCCAGCCAGGAGTCGAACGCCCCCGGCACCCCGCCCGTCTGCGCCCGCCAGGTGGTGACCTTGGCCAGCAGGTCCTCGTTGTTGGTGGCGACGTACCCGAGCAGCACATCGGAGTGCCCGGTCAGCGCCTTGGTGCCCGACGCGACGACCAGGTCGGCGCCCAGCTCCAGCGGCCGCTGCCCGAGCGGTGTCGGCGTGGTGTTGTCGACCGCGACCAGCGCCCCGGCCTCGTGCGCCGCCGCCGCGACCGCCCGGATGTCACAGACGTCCAGGCCCGGATTGGCGGGCGTCTCCAGCAGCACGAGCCGGACGCCCTCGAACGACGGGTAGGGACCGGCCGTCGGCACCAGCACCGTCTTCACACCGAGGTCGCGCAGCGTGCCCTGGGCGAACGCGCGCACGGTGAAATAGCCGTCCGACGGCAGCGCCACGGTGTCGCCGGTGCGCAGCGTGGAGAGCAGCATCGCGGTGATGGCCGCCTGCCCGCTCGCGAAGGCCAGCACGGCACCGCCCTCGAGCGAGCCGATCGCACCCTCCAGCGCACGCCGGGTGGGGTTGTCCGGCCGGCCGTAGCCGTTGACACCGGGACCCTCGACCGGATCGAGGTGATAGGGCGCCGCGAACACCGGGCCGGGCAGGAACGGATCCCCCGGCACCGGATCCGGCAGTCCCGCGTGCACGACCCGGGTGCCGTCTCCCTCGTACGTCATTCCGGCTTCATCTCCCGGCCCATCAGTAGTTTGACGGCGACCCGCGGGTCGACGCCCTCGTGGCAGACCCGCTCGACCTGCTCGGTGATCGGCATCTCGACACCGTGCGCCCGGGCCAGGTCGCGGATCGCCAGGCAGCTCTTGACTCCCTCGGCAGTCTGCCTGGCCGCACGCTGGGCTTCCTCCAGCGACTCGCCGCGACCGAGGTGCTCACCGAAGGTGCGGTTGCGCGACAGCGGCGACGAGCAGGTCGCAACCAGGTCACCGAGCCCGGCCAGCCCGGCGAAGGTCATCGGGTCGGCGCCGAGCGCCACCCCGAGCCGCGCCGTCTCCGCCAGCCCGCGGGTGATCAGTGAAGCCTTGGTGTTGTCACCCATCCCCATCGCCGACGCCATGCCGTACGCGAGAGCGATGACGTTCTTGACCGCGCCGCCCAGCTCGCAGCCGATGACGTCGTCGCTGGTGTAGGGCCGGATGTACGGCAGCGCGATCGCCTGCTGGACCTGCTGTGCGCGTACCGGATCGGTGCCGGCGACCACGGTCGCGGCCGGCTGCTCGGCGGCGATCTCCGGGGCCAGGTTGGGCCCGGAGACGACCACGACCCGGTCCGGGTCGACACCGGCCGTCTCGACGATGACCTGGCTCATCCGCTTGGTGGTGCCGAGCTCGATGCCCTTCATCAGCGAGATGAGCGTCGAGCCGTCGGGCAGGTGGGCGGCCCAGTCGGCGAGGTTGCCGCGCAACGTCTGCGACGGCACGGCGAGGAAGACCAGGCCGGCGCCGTCGAGGGCGGCGGCGAGGTCACTGGTGGCGCTGATCCGCTCGGGCAGCTTGATGCCGGGCAGCGCGGTCTCGTTGACACCCTCGGCCCGGATCGCCGCGGCCACGGACTCGCGGCGGGCCCACAGCGCCACGTCGGAGCCGGCCTCGGCCAGGATCTTCGCGAACGCCGTGCCCCAGGCGCCCGCACCGAGCACTGCGGCCCGGCTCATGCGGACGGCTCCGACGAGCCGGCGGGCCGGCGGGACACCGGATAGAGCGGTGGTGGTGGCTCGTCCCGCAACTCGGCGAGCAGGTCCCGGGTGGCGAGCTGGATGGCCTCGGTCATCTGCTCCAGGACCGCCCGCCCCGGCGCCTGGCCGAGCCAGCGGTTCAGGTCGACCGGTTTGCCGGCGGTCACGCTCACCGGGATCCGGCGCCCCAGCGAGATCTTCCCGGTACGCACGTCGTGCACCTGCTGGGCTCCCCAGGTCGCCATCGGCACCACGGGAGCGCCGGTGACCAGCGCCAGCCGGGCCGCGCCGGTCTTGCCCCGCATCGGCCACAGGCCGGGCTCGCGGGTCGTGGTGCCCTCGGGGTAGATCACCACCACACCACCCTGCTGCAGGGCTTCGATGAGGGACTCGAGGGACTTCACCGCCTCCACACTGCCGCGTTCGACCGGGATCTGCTGGGTCTTGCGGAGCATGAAGCCGACGAACGGCACCTTCCAGATGCTGGCCTTGGCCAGGAACCGCGGCCAGCGGCCGGAGTCGTAGACGAAGTGCGCGACCAGCAGCGGATCGAACTGCGACATGTGGTTCGGCGTGATGATGAAACCGCCGCCGGCCGGGAGGTTCTCCATGCCGCTCCACGTGCGCTTCGTCCAGACCCGCAGCGCGGGCAGCACGAGCAGCACCGCCAACCGCCGCCAGAACCCGAGCTTGCGCCGCGCCACGGTGCCTCCCCTGCTTGACCTCGGCAGGCCCCCGCGCTGCCATCCCCGTGCCCCTGGGACGAAATCATGCCTGCTCGCGGTCCTCGTAGCCAGGGCGGGGCCCGGCCCGCGGGCGGGTGGCAGGATTGACGCCGTGTCAGGAGCGGACTGGACGGCGGTCATTCCCGTCAAGCGTCTCAGCGCGGCCAAGAGCCGGCTGCGCGGAGCCGTGCTCGATGCCCGGCACGAGGAGCTGGCCCTGGCGATGGTGCGCGACACCGTCACCGCGGTCGTTTTGTGTGCGCGGGTGAGCGAGGTGCTGGTCGTCACCGACGATCCGGCCGCCTCGGCCGCCGTTGCCGCGCTGGGCGCCCGGGCCGTGCCCGACCGCCCCGGCGCCGGCCTCAACGCCGCCATGCGTTTCGGTGCCGATCTGGTCGCCGGGCTGTCGCGCCGCCGCGCGGTGCTCGCCGGGGACCTGCCCGCCCTGCGCCCCGACGAGCTCGGTGAGGCGCTGGAGGCGGCCGGCCCGGGACGTAGTTTTGTCGCCGACGCGGCCGGCACCGGCACCGTCCTGCTCACCGCGGACGCCGGCCAGCCGCTGGATCCGCACTTCGGCGAAGGCTCCGCGGCGGCGCATTCCGCGTCACTGGCCCGCACGCTGACCGGCTCCTGGCCCGGCCTCCGGCACGACGTCGACACCGCCGCCGACCTGCGCACGGTCCTCGCGCTCGGTGCCGGCGAGCACACCTGCGGGCTGCTGCGTGATCTCGGGCTGGTGGCCGATTGTGGCTCCGGCGGTGTCCCGGCGGGTCCGCACCGGTAGCGTTCCTGTCATGCAGGGCACCGTCGCGACCTTCGATCCA
Protein-coding regions in this window:
- a CDS encoding DAK2 domain-containing protein yields the protein MLDSLDAAAVRRWCGGGLAALRAHQHEIDELNVYPVPDGDTGTNLVLTLTSAQQALDDSPALSGEIVEKTMRRMARGALLGARGNSGVIVSQILRGMADTFATTVAVRGGELARALRTATEAAYAAVARPVEGTVLSVVAAAAEGAGRIASDDLLAVARAAARSAAEALARTPQQLPILARAGVVDAGGRGLVLLLEALVEALNTTLQSTPTAAAPTTATGPASAGVPTAGATSTGPTSGGSASAGPDRAHGGGLPADVAVAGPMPGAAPDLAGVAPDLAAPDLAGAESVGVEAFGGAGDFGYEVQYLLDAEPGAVDVLRGALDRLGDSLVVVGTGEGEPPTWNVHVHVDDIGAAIEAGVVAGRPHRITVTRLVDRLRPHDHNPVPDAGKRAAVVVAAGDGLTSLFAAEGATVVGRNPSIAEMLAAIAATGAGRVVLLPNDANAHAVASSAAREATATGVRVSVVPTRSPVQALAALAVRDEQRAFDEDVIAMAEAAGACRYGEVCTAQREALTVAGRCRPGDLLGLVDGEVHVIGDDLEQVCRRLLDRMLGGGGELATLVLGADAPAELEDRLRGHVTQQWPFVELQSYAGGQPRYHLLVGVE
- the rpmB gene encoding 50S ribosomal protein L28 — translated: MASVCDVCGKGPGFGHNVSHSHRRTNRRWNPNIQSVRTPAGGGNTKKLKVCTSCIKAGKVVRA
- a CDS encoding GNAT family N-acetyltransferase, with translation MEEIKIRAARFDEPAVQQLITEAMAELSRRYGGSGDDTPVAASDFAPPQGAFLVAYAGDELVGCAGWRAHGPDAELKRMFTRPAARGRGVARKVLAAIEESARDRGCKRVILETGDKQPEAIALYLKCGYERIEDFGYYKGEEGVLSYARVL
- a CDS encoding thiamine-phosphate kinase, which produces MSIAETGEFGLIARIVARLGTGAETLLGPGDDAAVVAAPDRRVVASTDVLVEGRHFRRDWSSPADVGHRAAAANLADIAAMGAQPTALLVALCVPTDLEVEWAEELAGGLSAEAGLVGASVVGGDMSASPTLTIAVTALGDLQGREPVVRSGAQPGDVVALAGRTGYAAAGFTILSRGFRTPKVLVEAHRRPEVPYAAGTAAALAGATAMIDVSDGLLQDLGHIATASVVGIDINRDAFEIPDQMRDAASALGVDPYGWLLAGGDDHALAATFPPGAELPPGWRVVGGVHEGTGVTVDRRQWQGGKGWDHFR
- a CDS encoding Lrp/AsnC ligand binding domain-containing protein, encoding MVQAYILIQTEVGKARDVAAAIDKINGVVRVDAVTGPYDVVVLAEAPNVDEVGKMIVSKIQYVPGITRTVTCSVVNL
- a CDS encoding DUF3515 family protein; this encodes MVDVETRPEPQPAAPDRTARTAALWATVVAIPVAVLAGFLIFSKIVPESPVAAPAPSATQPAVVPAEAVQMAAPKLAARPASVCLAVTSQLPLKIRDLAARKVSAGPEQNAAFGEPPLTVACGVTQPKTCASLDQTGSGCVPMDTELMTMNRVCWYAHEQAEATTFTTMDREVAVQVTVPKAYPQAAQWANEFSDVVVKTDKSITAGVPSGCV
- a CDS encoding D-alanine--D-alanine ligase family protein, whose product is MTTPRKTRVAIVFGGRSTEHAISCVSAGSILGALDPDQYEAVPVGITRDGAWVLSNGDPAALSITDRKLPEITTDSGRAVVFPADPTSSGLMVLDPADGVAVLGGVDVVFPALHGAYGEDGTIQGMLEMAGIPYVGANVFASAAGMDKEFTKKLAAAEGIPVGPYAVLRAGCSLSEADKERLGLPVFVKPSRAGSSHGISKVTDWAHLDAAVAKARQIDPKVLVETGIVGREIECGVLEGEAGGAPEASLLAEILVSTDGNDFYDFDAKYLGDGTPYQIPAGLDPEVAQQVRELAARTFTALDCAGLARVDFFVTADNQIYLNEINTMPGFTPTSMFPLMWAATGLEYPKVVDRLIRTALRRGTGLH
- a CDS encoding protein-tyrosine phosphatase family protein yields the protein MRPALHVIAWRGPGRLATMGHPRGGDWLADEMAGLARAGVDVFVSALTWEEDRRLGLTEVAAAAADAGIEFLSFPIADRGIPRARDIADTDVVALGVRLAAHVRAGRFVVTQCFAGIGRSTLLACATLVMLGVGPERALEMVAEARGLPVPDTEAQRDWLYEFALNHGG
- a CDS encoding ATP-binding cassette domain-containing protein — its product is MISLRNLTVRYGDTIAVDNLSLDLEPGKIYGLLGRNGSGKTSLLSVLAAYRKASSGTVAVGGTDPFENAELMRDIAFVRDSLDVGEQDRISGVLALAARLRPTWDTAYAERLIDVFELDRRKRVQALSRGQRSSLGVVLGLAARAPLTILDEVYLGMDAGARTTFYRELLADYLDHPRTIILSTHLIEEVAGLFEQVIVIDHGRLLVHEDTDTFKSRGVSVTGPAAAVDAFTAGRTVLGGQSLGGVRQATLYGELDDDETARAKAAGLTLAPVGVQDLFVHLTSGTAAGDTSRTEALR
- a CDS encoding GntR family transcriptional regulator, translated to MFDDRSPIYLQIANGIKNDVLSGTLKEDEQVMSTNQYAAFYQINPATAAKGFAQLVDEGVLYKKRGIGMFVSPDARARLRSQRRERFFTDVVDPMLAEARMVGVDVAEIVAHLEGGAR